One window of the Vigna radiata var. radiata cultivar VC1973A chromosome 1, Vradiata_ver6, whole genome shotgun sequence genome contains the following:
- the LOC106772050 gene encoding eukaryotic peptide chain release factor subunit 1-3 isoform X2, with translation MADGQESDKNIEIWKIKKLIKALEAARGNGTSMISLIMPPRDQISRVTKMLGDEFGTASNIKSRVNRQSVLGAITSAQQRLKLYNKVPPNGLVLYTGTIVTEDGKEKKVTIDFEPFKPINASLYLCDNKFHTEALNELLESDDKFGFIVMDGNGTLFGTLSGNTREVLHKFTVDLPKKHGRGGQSALRFARLRMEKRHNYVRKTAELATQFFINPATSQPNVSGLILAGSADFKTELSQSDMFDPRLQAKILNVVDVSYGGENGFNQAIELSAEILSNVKFIQEKRLIGKYFEEISQDTGRYVFGVDDTLKALEMGAVETLIVWENLDINRYVLKNSVTGEIVIKHLGKDQETNQSNFRDAATSAELEVQEKMPLLEWFANEYKRFGCSLEFVTNKSQEGSQFCRGFGGIGGILRYQLDIRSFDELSDEGEVSDSDY, from the coding sequence ATGGCTGATGGTCAAGAATCAGACAAGAACATTGAGATATggaagatcaagaaattgatcaaggCATTGGAAGCTGCTAGAGGTAACGGTACCAGCATGATTTCCCTGATCATGCCTCCACGTGATCAAATATCTCGAGTCACTAAGATGTTAGGAGATGAATTTGGAActgcttcaaacatcaaaagtAGGGTGAACCGACAGTCAGTGCTGGGAGCCATTACCTCTGCTCAGCAGAGGTTGAAACTATATAACAAGGTCCCTCCAAATGGGTTGGTTCTTTACACAGGAACCATCGTCACTGAAGATGGCAAGGAAAAGAAGGTGACAATTGATTTTGAACCTTTCAAGCCTATCAATGCATCATTGTACCTCTGTGATAACAAGTTTCACACAGAAGCTCTGAATGAACTTTTAGAATCTGATGACAAGTTTGGTTTCATTGTTATGGATGGAAATGGTACCCTTTTTGGGACCTTAAGTGGAAACACTCGTGAGGTGCTTCACAAATTTACTGTTGATCTTCCAAAGAAGCACGGTAGAGGAGGTCAATCAGCTTTGCGTTTTGCTCGTCTTAGGATGGAAAAACGGCACAACTATGTAAGAAAAACTGCAGAACTTGCTACTCAGTTTTTCATCAATCCTGCAACCAGTCAACCTAATGTTTCTGGACTTATACTGGCTGGTTCTGCTGACTTCAAGACTGAGCTGAGTCAGTCCGACATGTTTGACCCTCGGTTGCAAGCAAAAATATTGAATGTGGTGGATGTTTCTTATGGTGGGGAAAATGGATTCAATCAAGCTATTGAGTTATCTGCCGAGATTTTGTCAAATGTGAAGTTCATTCAAGAGAAACGCTTGATAGGGAAATATTTTGAGGAGATCAGTCAGGACACTGGGAGATATGTCTTTGGGGTTGATGACACTCTGAAGGCACTGGAGATGGGTGCAGTGGAAACACTCATTGTGTGGGAAAATTTGGATATTAATAGGTATGTGCTGAAAAACAGTGTCACTGGTGAGATTGTCATAAAGCACTTGGGCAAGGACCAAGAGACTAATCAAAGCAACTTCCGTGATGCAGCAACCTCTGCAGAGTTGGAAGTTCAGGAGAAGATGCCCTTGCTTGAGTGGTTTGCCAATGAGTACAAACGATTTGGATGCTCCCTGGAATTTGTTACCAACAAATCTCAGGAAGGGTCACAGTTCTGCAGAGGGTTTGGTGGCATTGGTGGAATTCTTCGGTACCAACTTGACATAAGATCATTTGATGAGTTATCTGATGAGGGAGAAGTGTCTGATTCTGATTACTGA
- the LOC106772050 gene encoding eukaryotic peptide chain release factor subunit 1-3 isoform X1, with protein sequence MLVFLSSQTMADGQESDKNIEIWKIKKLIKALEAARGNGTSMISLIMPPRDQISRVTKMLGDEFGTASNIKSRVNRQSVLGAITSAQQRLKLYNKVPPNGLVLYTGTIVTEDGKEKKVTIDFEPFKPINASLYLCDNKFHTEALNELLESDDKFGFIVMDGNGTLFGTLSGNTREVLHKFTVDLPKKHGRGGQSALRFARLRMEKRHNYVRKTAELATQFFINPATSQPNVSGLILAGSADFKTELSQSDMFDPRLQAKILNVVDVSYGGENGFNQAIELSAEILSNVKFIQEKRLIGKYFEEISQDTGRYVFGVDDTLKALEMGAVETLIVWENLDINRYVLKNSVTGEIVIKHLGKDQETNQSNFRDAATSAELEVQEKMPLLEWFANEYKRFGCSLEFVTNKSQEGSQFCRGFGGIGGILRYQLDIRSFDELSDEGEVSDSDY encoded by the exons AT GCTAGTCTTCCTGTCATCACAAACAATGGCTGATGGTCAAGAATCAGACAAGAACATTGAGATATggaagatcaagaaattgatcaaggCATTGGAAGCTGCTAGAGGTAACGGTACCAGCATGATTTCCCTGATCATGCCTCCACGTGATCAAATATCTCGAGTCACTAAGATGTTAGGAGATGAATTTGGAActgcttcaaacatcaaaagtAGGGTGAACCGACAGTCAGTGCTGGGAGCCATTACCTCTGCTCAGCAGAGGTTGAAACTATATAACAAGGTCCCTCCAAATGGGTTGGTTCTTTACACAGGAACCATCGTCACTGAAGATGGCAAGGAAAAGAAGGTGACAATTGATTTTGAACCTTTCAAGCCTATCAATGCATCATTGTACCTCTGTGATAACAAGTTTCACACAGAAGCTCTGAATGAACTTTTAGAATCTGATGACAAGTTTGGTTTCATTGTTATGGATGGAAATGGTACCCTTTTTGGGACCTTAAGTGGAAACACTCGTGAGGTGCTTCACAAATTTACTGTTGATCTTCCAAAGAAGCACGGTAGAGGAGGTCAATCAGCTTTGCGTTTTGCTCGTCTTAGGATGGAAAAACGGCACAACTATGTAAGAAAAACTGCAGAACTTGCTACTCAGTTTTTCATCAATCCTGCAACCAGTCAACCTAATGTTTCTGGACTTATACTGGCTGGTTCTGCTGACTTCAAGACTGAGCTGAGTCAGTCCGACATGTTTGACCCTCGGTTGCAAGCAAAAATATTGAATGTGGTGGATGTTTCTTATGGTGGGGAAAATGGATTCAATCAAGCTATTGAGTTATCTGCCGAGATTTTGTCAAATGTGAAGTTCATTCAAGAGAAACGCTTGATAGGGAAATATTTTGAGGAGATCAGTCAGGACACTGGGAGATATGTCTTTGGGGTTGATGACACTCTGAAGGCACTGGAGATGGGTGCAGTGGAAACACTCATTGTGTGGGAAAATTTGGATATTAATAGGTATGTGCTGAAAAACAGTGTCACTGGTGAGATTGTCATAAAGCACTTGGGCAAGGACCAAGAGACTAATCAAAGCAACTTCCGTGATGCAGCAACCTCTGCAGAGTTGGAAGTTCAGGAGAAGATGCCCTTGCTTGAGTGGTTTGCCAATGAGTACAAACGATTTGGATGCTCCCTGGAATTTGTTACCAACAAATCTCAGGAAGGGTCACAGTTCTGCAGAGGGTTTGGTGGCATTGGTGGAATTCTTCGGTACCAACTTGACATAAGATCATTTGATGAGTTATCTGATGAGGGAGAAGTGTCTGATTCTGATTACTGA